A section of the Pseudobacteriovorax antillogorgiicola genome encodes:
- a CDS encoding tetratricopeptide repeat protein has product MPPGVEKKRVAIFDHDPHVVEIIQQYCAAFGYEGVDDCQDAFPFLSSPEQLEKYDLFVIDWAYKGSLSPSAIISRIRQCQETALTPIMILTGLPLGSETSLAKEHFCTEFLEKPMTSSVFKALARTLHKEERWYRENYGRVLRLIQDETLDVREQTTLLLDRLKTSPNPVPFGVMLSDAFAAANLSREAESMLLSLIAHDNHNICALNRLAKLYISIGRHQEAYKVLKAADILNPKNPKRLCALGKIELKNKDCAAAQKSFSRALSLDQHDKAANFGLQLAKTMEEQSQQNPEISLSASYASLLNTMGISMVHQGRLDDAIAHYQQALNYLKCSVLKSKVSFNIGLGYLRHHDLKDAHQWFQLSQEHGKKKFNKAHQYVFRLERYFDKNHIEIGSRQIQLEGQNFLDDDEPLYKGGKSS; this is encoded by the coding sequence ATGCCACCAGGAGTCGAAAAGAAACGAGTTGCTATATTTGACCACGATCCCCATGTGGTCGAGATCATCCAACAATATTGTGCCGCCTTCGGCTACGAAGGGGTCGATGACTGCCAGGATGCCTTCCCATTCTTAAGTAGCCCAGAACAGCTTGAAAAATATGATTTGTTCGTCATCGATTGGGCCTACAAAGGCTCCTTATCTCCGTCAGCAATCATTTCCCGAATCCGGCAATGCCAAGAAACTGCGCTCACGCCTATCATGATCCTCACCGGCTTGCCACTTGGTTCTGAAACCAGCCTTGCAAAGGAACACTTTTGTACCGAGTTCCTTGAGAAGCCCATGACATCTTCTGTTTTCAAAGCTCTCGCTAGAACCCTTCATAAAGAGGAACGCTGGTATCGAGAAAACTATGGGCGGGTGCTTCGCTTGATTCAAGACGAAACACTTGACGTTCGCGAACAAACCACACTGTTATTAGATCGCCTCAAAACTTCACCAAACCCCGTTCCATTCGGGGTAATGCTATCAGATGCCTTCGCCGCAGCGAACCTTAGCCGCGAAGCCGAGTCCATGCTCCTCTCCCTCATTGCACATGACAATCACAATATCTGCGCTCTCAACAGATTGGCAAAGCTCTATATTAGCATTGGCCGTCACCAAGAAGCCTACAAAGTCCTTAAAGCTGCGGATATTCTAAACCCCAAGAACCCCAAACGCTTATGTGCGCTCGGCAAGATCGAGCTAAAAAACAAAGATTGTGCGGCGGCCCAGAAAAGCTTCTCACGAGCTTTAAGCCTCGACCAACATGATAAAGCTGCAAATTTTGGCCTTCAACTAGCCAAAACTATGGAGGAGCAATCTCAGCAAAATCCAGAAATATCCCTTTCAGCCAGCTATGCTAGCCTTCTCAACACCATGGGAATCTCGATGGTTCATCAGGGCCGTCTCGATGATGCTATTGCTCATTACCAGCAAGCGCTCAATTACCTCAAGTGCTCTGTATTAAAATCCAAGGTAAGCTTCAATATTGGGCTTGGATACTTGCGTCACCATGATTTGAAGGATGCCCATCAATGGTTCCAGTTATCTCAAGAGCATGGTAAGAAAAAGTTTAACAAAGCACACCAATATGTGTTTCGACTTGAACGCTACTTCGATAAAAACCATATTGAAATCGGCAGTCGACAAATCCAACTGGAAGGTCAGAACTTTTTGGATGATGATGAGCCGCTTTACAAAGGTGGTAAGTCTTCTTAA